From a region of the Leptospira montravelensis genome:
- a CDS encoding ATP-dependent zinc protease: MIHFYRYFLYFFVLVQISLFINCFGSKQVIEKKPDSHIKPIVIPPQYLKPIVGRVEWVEFPNWKLKLRARVDTGAKSCSIHAVNIEKVTENGEVFVLFDTFVDEKPVRLKSKFVKEAKVTSTSGVSENRIIISEMMKMGKYKEEVIINLNDRTNLTYPILIGRNYLMGKFLVDVSLSHALGD, encoded by the coding sequence ATGATACATTTCTATAGATATTTTTTATACTTTTTTGTTTTGGTTCAGATATCGCTATTCATAAACTGTTTTGGATCCAAACAGGTTATTGAGAAAAAACCTGACTCACATATCAAACCGATTGTCATTCCTCCTCAATATTTAAAACCTATCGTTGGTAGGGTGGAATGGGTGGAATTTCCCAATTGGAAACTAAAACTTCGAGCAAGAGTCGATACGGGTGCGAAGTCATGTTCGATTCATGCAGTCAATATAGAAAAAGTCACAGAAAATGGAGAGGTATTTGTTTTGTTTGATACCTTTGTTGATGAAAAGCCTGTACGATTAAAAAGTAAATTTGTAAAAGAAGCAAAAGTAACAAGTACTTCTGGTGTTTCCGAAAATCGGATTATCATTAGCGAAATGATGAAAATGGGTAAATATAAAGAAGAAGTGATTATCAACTTAAATGACAGGACAAATCTTACTTATCCTATCCTAATTGGAAGAAATTATCTTATGGGTAAGTTTCTTGTAGATGTATCTTTATCACATGCGTTAGGGGATTAG
- a CDS encoding chloride channel protein — translation MGSKFGLKGVFSIQGPRSIYVYSLFIGLLSGFGAYGFNWALTWTESFTFGNLMGYDPGIPTGDLHFHSIGSVNPISPLWILFLPAFGGLLVGIVTSFFCAEAQGGGTDSLIYAFHFNEGKIQTKVPFFKVIATILTLGSGGSGGKEGPTAQIGAGFGSSLAGFLGAGARARRTLMLAGTAGGLGAIFRAPLGGAITAVEMVYQEDIESDSLVPCILSSVTAYLTYTSIAGSGSLFSVKEYSLNDYRHIPLYILLGLLCYVVGYFFVKVYHKIQDVFSKLPLPNYLKPAFGGLLVGCIALLFPEVLGSGFGLIQRMINGEVLESTSFAFSGPFFLLAVALFKVFSTSLTVGSGGSGGLLGPSFAIGGMLGAFVGSMAQVLFPELGIIIFPFLLVGMGSFFAGVARAPIAGMIMVCDMIGSYELLPPLMIVSVIAVVLSHKTSIYRNQIKNRFLSPSHHWDMNQDIMDRIRIRDHFSEFRMYAMVSENLSLTELQSNAPGIQASDFILVGAGEEYKGIVSLRKNRILPEFEADLKNLITCGEIVQDVPSVCTNDTMGKALQILLEYDVDKLAIVEDGKCLGYLRYIDLFNAYQNEVKNKQRKSA, via the coding sequence ATGGGGTCAAAATTCGGTCTAAAAGGTGTGTTTTCGATCCAGGGACCACGTTCTATTTATGTCTATTCTCTTTTCATAGGCCTACTTTCTGGTTTTGGTGCTTATGGATTTAACTGGGCTCTCACTTGGACTGAATCCTTTACCTTTGGTAACTTAATGGGTTATGATCCAGGTATTCCCACGGGAGATTTACACTTTCATTCCATTGGTTCAGTCAATCCTATCTCTCCACTTTGGATTTTGTTTTTACCTGCGTTTGGTGGACTTCTCGTTGGTATCGTTACTAGTTTTTTTTGTGCAGAAGCCCAAGGTGGTGGAACCGATTCTTTAATTTATGCATTTCATTTTAACGAAGGGAAGATCCAAACCAAAGTTCCGTTTTTTAAAGTTATTGCCACAATACTTACGTTAGGTTCCGGCGGATCGGGAGGAAAGGAAGGTCCAACAGCGCAAATAGGAGCTGGGTTTGGATCTAGTTTGGCTGGATTTTTAGGTGCTGGTGCGAGAGCAAGAAGGACCTTGATGCTTGCGGGAACAGCAGGAGGTCTCGGTGCCATTTTTCGCGCACCACTCGGTGGAGCTATTACTGCTGTAGAAATGGTTTACCAAGAAGATATAGAAAGTGATTCTCTTGTTCCTTGTATTCTTTCTTCTGTGACTGCTTATTTAACTTATACAAGTATTGCGGGAAGTGGGTCACTTTTTTCTGTAAAAGAATACAGTCTGAATGATTATCGGCACATTCCATTATACATTTTACTTGGTCTTCTTTGTTATGTGGTGGGATACTTTTTTGTAAAAGTATATCATAAGATTCAGGATGTTTTTTCCAAACTTCCATTGCCAAATTATTTGAAACCAGCGTTTGGCGGACTTCTAGTAGGTTGTATTGCCTTACTTTTCCCTGAAGTATTGGGTTCTGGTTTTGGGCTCATTCAAAGAATGATCAACGGTGAAGTTTTAGAATCTACGAGTTTTGCTTTTTCTGGGCCCTTTTTCCTTCTGGCAGTGGCACTATTTAAAGTGTTTTCTACTTCACTCACTGTTGGTTCTGGAGGTTCGGGTGGTTTACTTGGACCATCTTTTGCCATTGGAGGTATGTTAGGTGCCTTTGTAGGATCAATGGCACAAGTGTTATTCCCAGAACTTGGTATCATCATTTTTCCATTTTTGTTAGTGGGAATGGGTTCTTTTTTCGCAGGTGTGGCAAGGGCACCCATAGCAGGTATGATTATGGTTTGCGATATGATTGGAAGTTATGAACTTTTACCTCCACTTATGATTGTCTCAGTCATTGCAGTTGTTTTGTCCCATAAAACCTCTATCTATCGAAACCAAATCAAAAATAGATTTTTATCTCCTTCTCACCATTGGGATATGAACCAAGACATTATGGACCGAATTCGGATTCGAGATCATTTTTCGGAATTTAGAATGTATGCGATGGTTTCAGAAAACCTTTCTTTAACCGAACTACAATCCAATGCTCCAGGAATTCAAGCCAGTGATTTCATTCTTGTCGGGGCAGGGGAAGAATATAAAGGTATTGTTTCACTTAGAAAAAATAGAATCCTTCCAGAATTTGAAGCTGATTTAAAAAACTTGATCACTTGCGGAGAAATTGTGCAAGATGTTCCATCTGTTTGCACAAATGACACAATGGGTAAGGCACTTCAAATTCTATTAGAATATGATGTCGACAAACTTGCAATTGTTGAAGATGGTAAATGTTTGGGTTATTTGAGATACATTGATTTATTCAATGCTTACCAAAACGAAGTGAAAAATAAGCAGCGTAAATCAGCATGA